The genomic stretch CCACATGCATTGCGAATATCATACCACACTGGCTTAAACTTTTTGTCACGTATCACACTTATGCACTCATAATTAATTGCCATTGGTATTTTAGAAAAGAGCTAATAGGAGTTTTATACTTGCACATTAAGTATAGCatcgaaaaattcaaaaaatgattatgtcaaaaaaataaaattgtttggaTATGTCTCGTATGTgtaaattatcgttttaattataatatttgaaaaatatttacaatgataGTTAACATTAgtacatacataattatatgttttaGCATACTGTCAAATCAGTTCAATATGTTTATAAAAGCAATTTAAACGTCATGCACATTCCCGTGACCGAATGTTGAAGACGAAATCGAACTCCACAGTTCGCTTGCATCACTTACTGCTTTATGTCCCATACTATCTAAGCATCTTTTGGCTTCAACCACAGCATTTTGCAAATGTCCAATTGTTTGTGCTTGAAGTTCATTCTGTACAGAAAGGAAGAGATAAGTatgcaatattaattttataaatatattattattttcatatatttcagTAATCCATATAATAAtccatatattaataaaattgagaAGATACAAACCTGTTTGGataactcttttttttccttctcacaTTGAGCTATAATACAATCTTGCATGTTaatctggaaaaaaaaacaataaaattggtACTACATAatgaagtataaaaatatttatgttccACCTACcttcattaataacatttggaaataaaaatatattgcttCGTActtcgttaattatttataatcacaTTTTAAAAACAAGATGTAATATCGCGAGTATAAAAGTTTACAACTCTTAGTtcttattaacaatgatactttgttaaaatttaaaaataataaaaaatttggagTGTGCACTGTACATGTAATCTACTATTagtgtatttaaatatttatgtatgcacatcaactttaatttaattgtttcatgaattgattttttcaaattagttttatttgaatagaattaaaatttttaatcttaagtataacttataaaataacaaaagcatATAATGCTTATAACATTTATCAGTTTTCTCATgcttataaaaatgtaatttctaCATAAAACTTACCTTTTCTTGCTGTTTTTTATAGAGACTCTTCAGCTCATTTTGCGTGACTGCTATAGAATCATTTTGGATCATAACTACTTGGTTCATATTTTCTAactgaaacaaaaaagtatgcacttgtatattcatatatatctacagtataatttgaaatatattgccATTTATAAtgatctattataatatattactagaatatttgatattttcttttttttaataaaaataatcttcatTATATCAACTTAATACTTACAAGTTTATCTTTAGAACATAATGTATTTCTAAGATTTTCAATGTCttcataacatttttctaattgtccttcatattttcttaatttatcaataattgtCATTACTAAAGTTGTTGAAGTACAAGACTGAGAAGATCCTTCACACATCtacagattatttttttttagatatttgttattattcttatggatatagtaataatattaaatgttttgtattaataatataaagtaatgGAAACATCCATTTGATTTAAACATACCAACAGTTTAAGTTCGCATTCGACATTTTGAAGTCCACTTTTTGTAGATTGTACTGCttcttgtaatatattaacaagCTGGGATGTATTCTATATGAATTAAAAGGTTTAAATTTTACAGGTCAcaatttacattataaattaattgttattaaatgatgtattataaattaataattgttaaaggTTATTACCTCTTGTTTCAATTGATATCCACAACATATAGATAATTCTTCCGGAGTACATTCTATAtgctttttcattaaataaaaaataatatgtattcattattcgcatatatatatatattatttacatgttGGTGAGTCATTTAAAATGAGATGTTGGAATATTgcatattttaatatgaaatatttgtttgattaattttattaattttgtatgtGAGGATAAATTAAGTCCTATGTAATTTCATCAGTTTTGAAGACATGTCGGTGAActctatattataaaaaaaatgatcctcaaggaaaagttttcttttatcatattgGTTACTTTAaaacaaattcatttttttcagattttctttttactatcaAAAGTGACTGAGATATTCCAACATGAAATCttaagaacaaataaaaaagttcaTAACTGCTTCTTACAAAAGATTCCAAATGTTTCCTTGATTTCTGAAGCtctatttcattgttatctaAACTTTTTCTAAGTTTTGATTCTACTTCCTTTTGTACTTTGAtctgaaagtatataaaataatgaacttTTAATACATTgctattttatatgtaatttgtatttttataatatatattatatgaagaaaaaaaaactaaatttattacttactatattttctaattctaaaatttttttttggtaatcTATACTATCAACAGAATAGGAACGTCTATAATTTTCTGCTTTCATTTGTACAGAAGATAATTCTTTCTCCATAGACTCAATAATACTTTTTAGAAAGTTGTTGGCTTCTTGTTTACATTTAGTCTGATTATATAACaaacaatatgtatattattatgaagaaaataaaaatcaaatcttTCTAGAGATTCAATGATAAAATCTGTTAATATAGCACAGTATAAAAAtcagcattaataataagttaataaaatgtaaagttTATAACCTCATGTTGTAAGATGCGAAGCTGCTCTTCTAAGTCTATTATACGACACTtccattgatttattttatcatcagATTTTGTTTGACATATTttctataagataaaaaataagtattttattgaatacgtaaattgttatttttattctgttttgAACACAACAATTagcagaaatatatatactttcataCCTGTAATGCTTTAAGCTTATAATCatcatattcttttcttaatttatgtatatcttcCTTtgcttttaataattcattgattGTCTAGAatttacattatacatattaaatctAAGTAAAACTGTTCTCTTTCAAAAGTTAATCTGAGAGTAATAACTAATAGTATAATgtatagattatataatacCTGATTTTGGCTTTGTAAATCTGCTGAATGGTCAATAAAATCATcctaaaagattattataatatttcattactctaatatttcattattattattattactcttatacCAAAAAAGGATATGTGCAAAACCTGTTCTATTGTATTCCAGAAAGTTTCTAAAGTATCTTGCATCTTCGTATGTGCATTATCAATTTCTGCTTCAAGTCTACctaatctttcttctttttcacaaaGAATTGTTTCATCCATTTCGTTACAcattaactaaaataatttgattgaaaaaaaatattacaataaataaattataaaaaataataatacttacaattGTACTCATGTGTTTCTGCAAATCTTGGAAAGAACATGTTGTACAAAAAAGTTGCTCTTTTAACTCTACTGAATTGGATGCAAAAAAACATtcctaaaaaaatatatatagataaatgataaatatagtTTTGAACGGTtaattcattttgattttctctacgatttttatttacatgttACTTATTGACTATATCctacatttaaataatgtttACCTGATTTTGATGCACTTGAACATGGTTAACTACAAGGTCGATTTTGTCAACTACAAagtttaataaatcattacaTGTGTATGTTTCTACACATTCAGGTAGATTTTGATCCTAaaataaacgtataaaataaaaaagaatatttctaaatatataatttagaaaatgtaattataaaaaagaaaaaaatttattgcatatattaaaaattttttacccTTTCTACCTTGATCTTTTCTtgcatattatttacattattaaataattcagatTGGGCacgaataaattcattttttatatcttttagttTCACTTTTTCAGCTGTAATTCGTTCAATATGTCTTGTCCTTTCTATTTcctgatatattaaaaagtatgatcataaaaagaatatttgattttataatataataaaaggtaTATGCGATTTCATCTTACTTGTAATTCTAATGTATTAATTGCTTGTATTACTGTTTCTCGCAATCGTAGTAAATGTTCTTGAGTATCTTTGACCATTTTGTTTAGTTCAGTGTACTATCAATATCACAAATCATATAAATTGTAATGCATTTTGTAATGGTTTTCAGATCTACAACTTAAACTAagtatattaacaattttatatgagtaatataagaatatactTTTTGATGTTGGGCACcaaatgaagaaagaatagTGCTAATTTCTTCACGAATATCTTCTGTTGCTGCTTGAGCCTCAACAGTGCATACACGAAATTCCTCcattaatttaaattgttGTGCAGTAATTGGATTTGactataaaatgttaataaaggataataataaatgcataAAAACAATAGACAAATCATATAATACcaaaagtattaaataaagttataaaataCTTACTGTAACATCCTTTGACATTTCTGtaacataattattcattctattttgcatctataaagataaagtaagcataatatatttattatgttattatacattaaaaatattatagatatttaatgTTTGTACCTCATTTCGTTTAGCGGtctgaaataagaaaaaataatgattatataaattttctttgttagtatgtaatttattgtatgtaatacataaaaattagtattaaataaataaaaatttatacatacagTATATTCCATAAACTcaatcgctttttttttttctttacatattctggaaatattttcaatattctttattaacttCTCTGTTGTATCATGTATCCATGTATCCATAGTTTTATCTGTATCATGCCTCTGAAATCaaaaatgtttcattattGAAGTATcagttgaaataaaattgtactCATTACAAAATACAACTTAGTTAAAACTAGTCattcaaagttattaaaaCATAATACGTACAAGCTTTTCACTTTGCAATGCATCGTACACGCAATTTAATTGAGCTTCAATGTTTACTACAAAAGGTTGTACGTTTTCTTCAGTTTGTGACTGcaaaaaatatactttctatgatctaaattgttattaactttctcaatgaaattgatatattaaattagatatcaataaacatttttccttgaaaaagaatcaatgcattattgtgtttattatatttattcaactGTAAATTGTTACAAAAGCACTgcattattttgtattatatagttaggaatatatgatattaaataatttttcttttataattcatgGAATTCCTTATAAAACACATGAACTCTTCTTTTTAGCATTCTGCAATATTACAAATActgaaaaatgtttattaattataaatgtaaaaaaataacattttataatcaaatagaaatatacattCATTTACTTGATTAGTTTCAATTAAAGATTTATAgttaaatagtaaaataataaatacacatattggtgcgcacgcacgcacgcacacacatacacaaaatgttttctttgtacattatatttaaaaaagatgttacttcatattttatataataatgaaaatttaaatgcAATTGACTTACTTTATCATCTGTCGAAGTTTTAGAAATGTTTAGGATCGTTTTAATGTTTTGTATGTTTTTATAAGCAGTCGTAAAATTATGTTCACATGgctgtaaatataattttattcaattatattataatgatatatatttgtaatatattgaattaataatagatataattagtAACCTTATGAAGTATTAAACTTAtgtatttgattatttattaatttacctcaacatttttctgttttaaatGTTGTACGATTTTTTTTAGCTCTGTTTTCAAATCATCAagcttttcttcctctttttgtaataataagtTTGTTTTGGAAAAacacataaatattttctaaaaacaaAGTATTGTGtatgttatgaatattatgaataatataaacatgtaaattttgtaaaatttaattacattgaataatatatacctGATAAGAATTAGTTGAATTACTTAAAGGTTCTGTatcctataaaaatattatcattatatgaaatatataatataaaaataagttttaAAACAGCATACCTTAACTCACCATTAGATAAGCATCAGCATCAATTTGATCTTTCAGTGAAGAATAAATATTCTGAAATCATATACAGAGAAATGATTTCTCTTTTTggtcaaaaaatattttgtataaatagagaaatatataattaaaattatatcgtcAAGAATAAGGCAACCATgctgaaaattttatattatatgtatgtatatatgtatatatgtatatataatattaataatttaaatatataatacatattttttattatgatgaataaaataagattatgattttatcatttgctcaatattaatattcatagttACTTGTTAGAAACGCTTATGATTtagacaatataaaaattattgtttttgcgaTGGTGTTATGTAATAGTATCTTTACAAGCTGGTGATAAATTTCTAATGGATTCCACAATACTTTTGTCAATGTTACGTCGTCTTCTGCTTTTATCACTTTCCcttttgtatatttgtttAGAAGAATTGTCTAGATtagttattgtattattttgttaCTGTGAGTTAATAATgggtatattttcaattatttttttatgatataataaagtatcaaaattattatatggaAAAGATATATGATCTTTATATTTGACAACTTTATATAAGTGACATGgtgttataattttattgcatAATTTATGAGAAAATCTTATATTACCATTAGCACTGTATTGTTGATGATAATTCGACATGCAACGAAGATGAACAGGAAGTGAAGACTAAAACAAAGGATAATCAGATAAAATATacagaataaaatatagacTAAAAGTATACCTTCAAttcaatttgtttctttctcattttttttataatatcatccTTAAAATGAATTTGCATATTAGCATAACGATATTGTTCTTCTAATTTTGTGATTTCTTGGCTcaaaaacattattaaatcatgcttttttgtaatttctatGGCTAATGCTTTATATGTTTCCATAGATTCCTAATAATAGTATAcataaacgatataataataaaattgaaaggagcaaatacaaaagtaaataaagcAAACCTTTTTCAAACAATTCATTTGACATTTTATTTCCTCAAtcactttatctttctttttcaactgaAGTTGcaaatatgttatatttgttatatctgATTCAGTATCTTGTAAATGCTCTTGAAGTTTTTTAACTTCTAGAccattatcaatatatttactttccaTTATGTCAGCAACTAAGATTGTCTGAACAGCAACAGAAATGACGAAACTATcttaatatcaaagataaatagaaacaatacaatggaaatgaaaatattaaattttatagtatcatttaattgtaatatatttaattcttttaatatatttttacttttaatttttatttcagcaTGATTGcctataaaattgttaatcaaCTATTACTAgaagattaatttatatacacataaatttcttcaaatatgtagaaataatattttacatataatatatatgtaaaaaaatgcccattattgttatcggaattattattccaattgattgttttatattatatagataaacaGAAACTTACATTATCAGAATTCGTGGGAGGTGATGACCCAAAACAGAAATGATTTGCTTGCTGAGTTTTTTGTACAAGTTCATTACTAAAACTCTGAACATCagaaatatatgtttttacaGTTTCTTCCTTTGCTAATTTTTTATGAAGTTCAgcacttttttcttcaaatttaatttgacacctatgaaatataattaatgtatataatatgtttatattatatatataatagctatttataaataataaaaatagagcaCAATTTATAACAGACAAATTTTCCATCAATTAAACTTTGTAAAACGTTTCATTCAactccttattattatatgtacttacatatcaGCTTCCTTGTCTTCCATTTCTGATACCTGctgtttaaaaaaagaaatttattcaatttgcatttgtttctattttgaaTAACATAACAAACATTCTTTTCAATATCAAAActaaaacattaattaaaataatatataaattataatgaaaattaatataaactaattgttatatttaaaaggataattatagttataatattattataattattatatcacatttaatttctaaataaaatgtgtctttaatgtttgtattaaaaagaatctattttaattatgaatcaatactaattttaaatacaagaatgcttattataacaatacaatagtttaaatattttttactgaTAGATAAATGAGAGtcattgtaaaaaattatgttttaattcaaatatacCTTTGAATTTATAGTGTCATCTGTATTTATACTTGTATTTACCTGGGCACATACACTGtaacaaacaataaaaataataagaaaaaagcaaataataatgaacagCTAgatagtatattttattttattttttattatatatttcaaatatacttTAGTGAAATAAGAATtctgtaattataatttaaagttataattgttttcaatattttctttaaattagagttaatataaaatagagttatgaaaataaataaaataagcaaaagaaaaagttgtaataaaaatgaaagcatGCATATCacaaaatttttgtatataacgaaaatttgaTTATCTGTTAATCTTtgttaacaattaaaataatgttttcgTGTTatgttttgtatatttttgtatgtTGTGTATGTTGTGTATATCTTAATCTGTGATAAAAGCATACTTATagatgtataatatttttactgtttACATTCTATTATCTATTTACTTGATTATCCATCATATTGTTTGAATCCTATATTCTGAGAGATAATCAAAGTTGTAAAGCCATaaaagtacatatattatgagattgaagatatatatatatatatatatatatatatattctatacatttctttctttttatagctTTCTCtaagtttaatataaataatattaatgtctgacaattaataacaattaattagaaactatgtaaaaaaatattatgaaaaggtttcatagaaataaaaataaataaacagaaagTAACTTCTCTGGTAATGTACTTactaatattagaaaaattaaaaaaagacacATTAATTGGAACCTTCTTTACTTATACTTACTCCAGAGGAGTAGGAATATCATTAggattaatataatagaatgttATGCCATCAAGATTCCAGCGATTATCCGTTTGAGCTCTCTTAAGTAATTCTAATAACCCTTTGATATCAACCCACagaaattctattttttgaCGAAGACtcttttcatcattttctagTTCTCTTATACGATTTGAGAGTACACTTAACctctaaaataatattaatatttttatattatacaagaaTGTACtacctaaatatatattaacttaCCTCCTCTGAAtgattcgataataaaattttatctgaAACAACTTTAGATGactgttttaatttttcttctaatattttaACTCTGTCACTAGCAGTTTGTTCCAGGTCTTGTACAGTATTAACTAACATAATATTCTGTTCACCTAAATCCTTAATCCATTctgtcattattttcattttcatctaaaattatatacgtttgtattatttttctttctttaattttttaatgatacaattacaatgtaaacaatttttttttaggaaataGTAAAAGCTTGAATCCTATTAAAGAATTAATCTAACAAGTGCATAAGtagtattttattaaaatgtgacaattataaatatatttcaactgataaacttaaataatttgtcaaatattatagataattagaaaaataaaaaaaatagttgcaaattgaatgtataaaattccattaaaatctacatattataaatttttcatctatttaaatatatattatattaagaaaaaacgaCTGTGTGTGAATTTGTAATTTGTTTGCTTATTATCAGTCATAAGAATACACCGTGCACGCAGATACgaaataacatatttaacTTACTGATACACGGTCGAATTCATTTGCCGATTCTGTATCGACCTTTTCGATACGAGCTTCATATAATTTACGAAACTCATCAAGAATCTGTAAGCTTTCCGTTTCGCCACAAGTTTCCCCAGTGTTTTTATCTATTGCTGTGCAAATTTGTTCTCGCTTTGGCAAAACAGAGAGGTTTGTAGAATCTTGAACAATAGTACTGACCGTATACATGGCacaattgaaaaattgtacattaaatagaattaaatagaattaacACCTCAAATTAGAGTTAAGATCTTCTTATACCCAGAGGTgcggataataaaaataattctgatgcggtaaataataacaaactaAATCgccattttttttatgtatggCGCGAGCAAACAACGGATGCTAAAGAGAACTTTTTAAGAGTAGGTAATTGTAGATAGCGATACACTCTGtaaaaatagtttttttttaaatcacttATAAACGTTACATTGACCTCTTATAGGTGAAGTTATATCAAATAATCTCGATGATCGTTAAGGTAGAAATTGTATATCTACAAATTATGTATCATATTAGGTCGCATATTAAATTCAACAAATGcatttatatgttttttttggttataatatagatatagcaTTACTTAGTAGTaacaaaggataaaaagaaaaaattgttttaaataataaaataaatgattattcttatggTAAAGTAGAGAATAAATCAACAAACGATAACTCCGACAacattaaataacaatatagagggcatttatttctaatctcataaaaaaaaaattatttatctttatttcattaacgTTAGATGGCGTAGGTATGCTATtcttatataatgaaatatttggtATATAGAACCATTCAGTTTCTGAAAGGAATATGGCGAGAAGGTTGACCAGAGATAttgtttattgtttatataagttctaatatacatatataaaaattacactGAGATCATGAATTAAATACGCTCTTTCTATGTACTACCCAAAACAGAGTAACTAAAAAAGCAATCAAAAGGTTTAGATTTAGTTTTtagtatgaaattttttatcttggGAAACGTGATAGTGGTACAGGCAAAAATGCCTCTATGTAGTTGAATAGATGGAATTCTTAGGAAAACACTTTTGtacgaaaattatatttccacTACTAATCacatattcaatatatatattgataaatatttggtGGAATTATATAGGTTAGAGAACAATAATGagtttattgaaaaaagaCTAGAATCTATTGaagatgtaataaaatttgttgacTTTCTTCATGAGCAAGTGAGTTTCATATGTAATAGTTGTTTAAAAAACTccattttatggttattagaataaatattaaattttattgaatcaGCTTGGATTgcatttatatcaaattaagATCTTATTGTTTAAGTTATAACTATGCTTCATTaggatctttttttattttttctgacGAATTTATGAATGGTTTTGGTAGAGAAATTTCTTGGGATTTCATTCCATCTATCAA from Vespa crabro chromosome 6, iyVesCrab1.2, whole genome shotgun sequence encodes the following:
- the LOC124424828 gene encoding golgin subfamily A member 4-like isoform X2, translating into MYTVSTIVQDSTNLSVLPKREQICTAIDKNTGETCGETESLQILDEFRKLYEARIEKVDTESANEFDRVSMKMKIMTEWIKDLGEQNIMLVNTVQDLEQTASDRVKILEEKLKQSSKVVSDKILLSNHSEERLSVLSNRIRELENDEKSLRQKIEFLWVDIKGLLELLKRAQTDNRWNLDGITFYYINPNDIPTPLDVCAQVNTSINTDDTINSKVSEMEDKEADMCQIKFEEKSAELHKKLAKEETVKTYISDVQSFSNELVQKTQQANHFCFGSSPPTNSDNNIYSSLKDQIDADAYLMDTEPLSNSTNSYQKIFMCFSKTNLLLQKEEEKLDDLKTELKKIVQHLKQKNVEPCEHNFTTAYKNIQNIKTILNISKTSTDDKSQTEENVQPFVVNIEAQLNCVYDALQSEKLRHDTDKTMDTWIHDTTEKLIKNIENISRICKEKKKAIEFMEYTTAKRNEMQNRMNNYVTEMSKDVTSNPITAQQFKLMEEFRVCTVEAQAATEDIREEISTILSSFGAQHQKYTELNKMVKDTQEHLLRLRETVIQAINTLELQEIERTRHIERITAEKVKLKDIKNEFIRAQSELFNNVNNMQEKIKVERDQNLPECVETYTCNDLLNFVVDKIDLVVNHVQVHQNQECFFASNSVELKEQLFCTTCSFQDLQKHMSTILMCNEMDETILCEKEERLGRLEAEIDNAHTKMQDTLETFWNTIEQDDFIDHSADLQSQNQTINELLKAKEDIHKLRKEYDDYKLKALQKICQTKSDDKINQWKCRIIDLEEQLRILQHETKCKQEANNFLKSIIESMEKELSSVQMKAENYRRSYSVDSIDYQKKILELENIIKVQKEVESKLRKSLDNNEIELQKSRKHLESFHIECTPEELSICCGYQLKQENTSQLVNILQEAVQSTKSGLQNVECELKLLMCEGSSQSCTSTTLVMTIIDKLRKYEGQLEKCYEDIENLRNTLCSKDKLLENMNQVVMIQNDSIAVTQNELKSLYKKQQEKINMQDCIIAQCEKEKKELSKQNELQAQTIGHLQNAVVEAKRCLDSMGHKALFVKDETIQLLTMFIDETQNQYSDCFTEAAAQEKLLELQRDAINTLQSKIEYMINDKYLVVTSLHTTYCSILSIIQDQLKLCTNDFQALIYKINTLMQTNILLGNKYITTKKLWKETNQELQELKNMSSKDKKQTKMYETKSCQCKMDIEHKSCMTQNLTLEQTSEDSSILDKQEHIQDSLQNYESQAQTEIIIRENQNLKKQLQKYKSDLVIFKNELKIKDQEIKDLECCLKYENQNLKISLEKQTKEFEDLIIELNIAKQKEINLKKYVIDLEEKQEEIQNLKQQIDCNKSVIREQAQTIDHLQGKLCTSEQQIRQYISESTNFKERFLSIKVLLKEKSDSMAKLQADYEVLKNENTILKTENIALETKAKEDHYLLRKKLKETQTELSFIKDSYYKTAEDYDKTQENLIQSVRREAELQESLTIAEKEYCSKLANFESKIVRLENLICELDEESKDTKKKLSSKNTELCQTQNMCKSFSNQLKTAQQDLYELQEKYLKMDNSNCYLTQQLQECIDENCTLLQQKTSLEQDNYKFANQLHNMHQSLMELKKECQLKDKSLACVSAELTETVVNRSELCNESQYMVSCIRTLMAQQRKLVETLVSKLQVKQQQLTIFKQQFGHEKKTLLVKIRELRRVNNILAQRLKRVHRTTIGKNTKSAGYSYLTQNLSKSSIYPIKSVRRTSVCGNSWWFPKMEYITNQLRKNNQWWHTNIANKSKNNNGVDENRDCGYQSSASK
- the LOC124424828 gene encoding golgin subfamily A member 4-like isoform X1, giving the protein MYTVSTIVQDSTNLSVLPKREQICTAIDKNTGETCGETESLQILDEFRKLYEARIEKVDTESANEFDRVSMKMKIMTEWIKDLGEQNIMLVNTVQDLEQTASDRVKILEEKLKQSSKVVSDKILLSNHSEERLSVLSNRIRELENDEKSLRQKIEFLWVDIKGLLELLKRAQTDNRWNLDGITFYYINPNDIPTPLDVCAQVNTSINTDDTINSKQVSEMEDKEADMCQIKFEEKSAELHKKLAKEETVKTYISDVQSFSNELVQKTQQANHFCFGSSPPTNSDNNIYSSLKDQIDADAYLMDTEPLSNSTNSYQKIFMCFSKTNLLLQKEEEKLDDLKTELKKIVQHLKQKNVEPCEHNFTTAYKNIQNIKTILNISKTSTDDKSQTEENVQPFVVNIEAQLNCVYDALQSEKLRHDTDKTMDTWIHDTTEKLIKNIENISRICKEKKKAIEFMEYTTAKRNEMQNRMNNYVTEMSKDVTSNPITAQQFKLMEEFRVCTVEAQAATEDIREEISTILSSFGAQHQKYTELNKMVKDTQEHLLRLRETVIQAINTLELQEIERTRHIERITAEKVKLKDIKNEFIRAQSELFNNVNNMQEKIKVERDQNLPECVETYTCNDLLNFVVDKIDLVVNHVQVHQNQECFFASNSVELKEQLFCTTCSFQDLQKHMSTILMCNEMDETILCEKEERLGRLEAEIDNAHTKMQDTLETFWNTIEQDDFIDHSADLQSQNQTINELLKAKEDIHKLRKEYDDYKLKALQKICQTKSDDKINQWKCRIIDLEEQLRILQHETKCKQEANNFLKSIIESMEKELSSVQMKAENYRRSYSVDSIDYQKKILELENIIKVQKEVESKLRKSLDNNEIELQKSRKHLESFHIECTPEELSICCGYQLKQENTSQLVNILQEAVQSTKSGLQNVECELKLLMCEGSSQSCTSTTLVMTIIDKLRKYEGQLEKCYEDIENLRNTLCSKDKLLENMNQVVMIQNDSIAVTQNELKSLYKKQQEKINMQDCIIAQCEKEKKELSKQNELQAQTIGHLQNAVVEAKRCLDSMGHKALFVKDETIQLLTMFIDETQNQYSDCFTEAAAQEKLLELQRDAINTLQSKIEYMINDKYLVVTSLHTTYCSILSIIQDQLKLCTNDFQALIYKINTLMQTNILLGNKYITTKKLWKETNQELQELKNMSSKDKKQTKMYETKSCQCKMDIEHKSCMTQNLTLEQTSEDSSILDKQEHIQDSLQNYESQAQTEIIIRENQNLKKQLQKYKSDLVIFKNELKIKDQEIKDLECCLKYENQNLKISLEKQTKEFEDLIIELNIAKQKEINLKKYVIDLEEKQEEIQNLKQQIDCNKSVIREQAQTIDHLQGKLCTSEQQIRQYISESTNFKERFLSIKVLLKEKSDSMAKLQADYEVLKNENTILKTENIALETKAKEDHYLLRKKLKETQTELSFIKDSYYKTAEDYDKTQENLIQSVRREAELQESLTIAEKEYCSKLANFESKIVRLENLICELDEESKDTKKKLSSKNTELCQTQNMCKSFSNQLKTAQQDLYELQEKYLKMDNSNCYLTQQLQECIDENCTLLQQKTSLEQDNYKFANQLHNMHQSLMELKKECQLKDKSLACVSAELTETVVNRSELCNESQYMVSCIRTLMAQQRKLVETLVSKLQVKQQQLTIFKQQFGHEKKTLLVKIRELRRVNNILAQRLKRVHRTTIGKNTKSAGYSYLTQNLSKSSIYPIKSVRRTSVCGNSWWFPKMEYITNQLRKNNQWWHTNIANKSKNNNGVDENRDCGYQSSASK